One Solibacillus sp. R5-41 DNA segment encodes these proteins:
- a CDS encoding YveK family protein, whose translation MEERISLLEIAKIIKKRLVLIVILTVISVGIAAGISFYVLTPIYEAQTQILVNQKSNSEEAYSWSQMETDLQLINTYNVIITSPVILNKVIEKQGINILPETLKEQITLTNESNSKVINIIVEDSSSQQAVEISNTVAEVFKEEIPKLMNVDNINILSVAKLSENPTPVKPNKMRNIAIAAVIGLMLGIGLAFLFEFLDTTIKNEKDIEDIVGLPVMGVVGLIAKEKKSLLLRRVRRN comes from the coding sequence TTGGAAGAAAGAATCAGTCTACTAGAAATAGCAAAAATAATAAAAAAACGATTAGTGCTTATCGTTATCTTAACTGTTATTAGTGTTGGAATTGCTGCAGGAATAAGCTTTTATGTATTAACCCCAATTTACGAGGCGCAAACACAAATTTTGGTCAATCAGAAAAGCAACAGTGAGGAAGCATATTCTTGGTCGCAAATGGAAACAGATTTACAATTAATCAATACTTATAATGTTATCATTACAAGCCCTGTTATTTTAAACAAGGTGATTGAGAAACAAGGAATAAATATATTACCAGAAACATTAAAAGAGCAAATTACCTTAACGAATGAAAGTAACTCAAAAGTTATAAATATAATAGTAGAGGATTCTAGTTCTCAGCAAGCTGTCGAAATTTCAAATACGGTAGCAGAAGTATTTAAAGAGGAAATTCCAAAATTGATGAATGTTGATAATATAAATATTCTATCTGTCGCTAAATTAAGCGAAAATCCTACCCCAGTAAAACCAAATAAGATGCGTAATATAGCCATTGCGGCAGTTATTGGTTTAATGTTAGGTATTGGATTAGCATTTCTATTCGAATTTTTGGATACAACGATTAAGAATGAGAAAGACATTGAGGATATTGTTGGCTTACCAGTTATGGGGGTAGTCGGGTTAATTGCAAAAGAAAAAAAGAGCCTTTTATTACGTAGAGTAAGGAGGAACTAA
- a CDS encoding CpsD/CapB family tyrosine-protein kinase, whose amino-acid sequence MKKKLKLAKMARKLVTVSDSKSIISEQFRTIRTNIAFSMPDQELKTVLVTSSTPGEGKSTIAANLGVVFAQEGKRVLIIDGDLRKPTLHQTFKTFNKLGLSNVLAKKAAFYEAIQETSIEGLNVMTSGPIPPNPAELLSSKALDILIQDVKKDYEMIIFDAPPLLVVSDAQILSNKCDGTLLIANTGVVEKEVVVKATAILATSQANVLGVVLNNYVFPSHKHYYDYYSYDE is encoded by the coding sequence ATGAAAAAAAAACTAAAACTTGCAAAGATGGCTCGAAAACTTGTAACCGTTTCAGATTCAAAATCGATAATATCAGAGCAATTTCGTACGATCCGCACAAACATCGCATTTTCTATGCCGGACCAAGAGTTAAAAACGGTTTTAGTTACTTCTTCAACACCTGGGGAAGGGAAGTCTACAATTGCAGCGAATTTAGGAGTTGTTTTTGCTCAGGAAGGTAAAAGAGTGTTAATTATTGATGGAGATTTGCGGAAACCGACATTGCATCAGACATTTAAAACGTTTAACAAATTAGGTCTGTCTAATGTTTTAGCAAAAAAAGCTGCATTTTACGAAGCGATACAAGAGACATCTATAGAGGGACTGAATGTAATGACGAGTGGTCCCATTCCGCCAAACCCAGCGGAATTGCTTTCTTCAAAAGCTTTGGACATATTGATACAAGATGTAAAGAAGGATTATGAAATGATTATATTTGATGCACCGCCATTGTTAGTCGTGTCAGATGCACAAATATTGTCGAATAAATGTGATGGCACGCTTCTAATTGCCAATACAGGTGTTGTCGAAAAAGAGGTTGTTGTGAAAGCAACAGCAATCTTGGCTACTTCTCAAGCAAATGTTTTGGGCGTTGTATTAAATAACTATGTATTTCCTAGTCATAAACATTATTATGACTATTACAGTTATGATGAATAA
- a CDS encoding stage V sporulation protein S, translating to MDSLKVSSRSNPNSVAGALVAVIREQGYAEMQAVGAGALNQAVKAVAIARGFVAPSGTDLICAPAFADITIAGEDRTALKLLVEKRNR from the coding sequence GTGGATTCATTAAAAGTATCATCACGTTCTAATCCAAATTCAGTTGCAGGTGCACTGGTAGCGGTCATTCGAGAACAAGGGTATGCGGAAATGCAAGCAGTCGGTGCAGGTGCACTCAATCAAGCAGTGAAAGCAGTAGCCATAGCAAGAGGATTTGTTGCACCGAGTGGCACGGATTTAATTTGTGCACCGGCATTTGCAGATATTACAATAGCAGGTGAAGATCGAACTGCACTTAAGCTTCTCGTTGAAAAACGAAACCGATAA
- a CDS encoding stage V sporulation protein S, which translates to MDSLKVSSRSNPNSVAGALVAVIREQGYAEMQAVGAGALNQAIKAVAIARGFVAPSGTDLICAPAFADITIGGEDRTALKLLVEKRSRQVNIS; encoded by the coding sequence GTGGATTCATTAAAAGTATCATCTCGTTCTAATCCAAATTCGGTTGCAGGTGCACTGGTAGCGGTAATTAGGGAACAGGGCTATGCAGAAATGCAGGCAGTTGGAGCTGGGGCTTTAAATCAAGCAATTAAAGCGGTAGCGATTGCACGGGGCTTCGTTGCACCGAGCGGAACGGATTTAATATGTGCACCAGCATTTGCGGACATTACGATTGGCGGGGAAGATCGTACCGCACTCAAACTACTTGTTGAAAAAAGAAGTCGTCAAGTCAACATTAGCTGA